The following are from one region of the uncultured Desulfovibrio sp. genome:
- a CDS encoding NADH-quinone oxidoreductase subunit C, protein MLFDYRDTVPLSGMPPVSVEELGAFVRRYIAEGWRLLALFGLPESSDENAPAGLCCILAQDSSHYLAAMRTAPLQSYASMTPTTPQTHLFEREIFEQWGIRPEGHPWLKPVRRIPDAAEANARTQAEGGSLAVAPGQAAQPYPFYRVEGEEIHEVAVGPVHAGVIEPGHFRFQCHGENVLNLEIALGYQHRGLERMIVRGPLACCLPLLECAAGDTTIGHATAHCVLIERLAGCVVGPRAHRLRRVGLELERLANHTGDLGAIAGDTGFLPTASWNGRIRGDFLNTTACLCGNRFGRGLLRPGGTAYDLDAEGCADMLARIKAAGRDVRGAVDVMLHTESVLERLTGTGYVSRESAQNLGLVGMAARACGLKVDARFHFPLADLPTRDCAPRVEATGDVLARTLVRSKEIDDSLRLLEADISTLANLPPLAEQPDAEALASLPPDTLAVSQVEGWRGEICHVAVTGPEGKFLAYKVIDPSFHNWSGLAMALRGNQISDFPLCNKSFNLSYCGHDL, encoded by the coding sequence ATGCTATTCGATTACCGCGATACCGTGCCGCTGTCGGGCATGCCCCCGGTTTCTGTTGAAGAACTGGGAGCATTTGTGCGCCGCTACATTGCCGAAGGCTGGCGTCTGCTGGCCCTGTTCGGCCTGCCGGAATCTTCGGACGAAAACGCCCCTGCGGGATTGTGCTGTATACTGGCTCAGGACAGTTCGCACTATCTTGCCGCCATGCGCACTGCTCCCTTGCAGTCTTATGCTTCCATGACGCCCACCACGCCTCAGACGCATCTGTTTGAACGCGAAATATTTGAGCAATGGGGCATCCGACCTGAGGGGCATCCCTGGCTCAAGCCTGTGCGTCGCATCCCGGACGCCGCCGAAGCCAATGCCAGAACACAGGCCGAAGGCGGCTCGCTTGCCGTAGCGCCCGGCCAGGCTGCCCAGCCCTACCCCTTCTACAGGGTTGAAGGCGAAGAAATTCATGAGGTTGCCGTTGGCCCCGTACATGCCGGGGTTATTGAGCCGGGTCATTTCCGCTTTCAGTGCCACGGCGAAAACGTGCTGAACCTTGAGATTGCTCTGGGTTATCAGCACCGTGGACTTGAACGCATGATTGTGCGCGGCCCCCTTGCCTGTTGCCTGCCCCTGCTGGAATGCGCCGCAGGCGATACAACCATAGGCCATGCCACCGCCCATTGCGTACTGATCGAACGCCTGGCGGGCTGTGTGGTCGGCCCCCGCGCTCACCGTTTGCGGAGGGTGGGCCTTGAACTTGAGCGCCTTGCCAACCACACGGGCGACCTTGGGGCCATTGCAGGGGATACGGGCTTTTTGCCCACTGCCTCGTGGAATGGCCGTATACGCGGTGATTTTCTCAACACCACGGCCTGCCTGTGCGGCAACCGGTTTGGCCGGGGGCTGCTGCGCCCCGGCGGCACGGCCTACGATCTTGACGCGGAAGGCTGCGCAGACATGCTTGCGCGCATCAAGGCGGCAGGGCGCGACGTGCGCGGCGCTGTGGATGTGATGCTGCATACCGAAAGCGTGCTCGAACGCCTCACTGGCACAGGCTACGTCAGCAGGGAAAGCGCCCAGAATCTGGGCTTGGTGGGCATGGCCGCGCGGGCCTGCGGACTCAAGGTTGACGCGCGTTTTCACTTTCCACTTGCCGATCTGCCCACCAGGGACTGCGCGCCGCGTGTTGAAGCCACGGGCGACGTTCTGGCCCGCACACTTGTGCGCAGCAAGGAGATTGACGATTCCCTGCGCCTGCTCGAGGCGGATATTTCCACCCTCGCCAACCTGCCCCCCCTTGCGGAACAGCCAGACGCCGAGGCCCTTGCGTCCCTCCCGCCCGATACCCTCGCCGTATCACAGGTTGAAGGCTGGCGCGGCGAAATCTGCCATGTGGCAGTTACCGGGCCAGAGGGCAAATTTTTGGCCTACAAGGTCATTGACCCTTCGTTCCACAACTGGTCCGGCCTTGCCATGGCCCTGCGCGGCAACCAGATTTCCGACTTCCCGCTCTGCAACAAGAGTTTCAACCTCTCGTACTGCGGACACGATCTGTGA